A region from the Pelagovum pacificum genome encodes:
- a CDS encoding LacI family DNA-binding transcriptional regulator yields the protein MTVAAERTRLSDVAQRAGVSLATASKALNGTGRMTTETRQRVQHAASELGFRPNTHARALIAQRSFTVGLLTNDSYGRFSMPVMSGVSEALVSKGVSVFMCGVENDPELGRIHLDAMLDKQVDGIIATGKRGDRQLPAELAELPIPVVYAFSKGPDDAVTLMPDDAQGAREATEWLRRSGRRRLAHVTGPEGFAAAEVRAAAFREIAGPDAPVLFGDWSEAWGHEAAARLWDGGNGPDGIFCGNDQIARGIIDALRERGVDVPGAVGVIGFDNWGVVVRATRPPMTSVDMNLAELGRQAGRLILALSSGEDVAPGIRHLPCSLVVRESCGGAGPDRMTA from the coding sequence ATGACTGTTGCAGCCGAGCGCACGCGTCTTTCCGACGTCGCCCAGAGGGCGGGCGTCAGCCTCGCGACGGCCTCCAAGGCTTTGAACGGGACGGGACGGATGACGACCGAAACACGGCAGCGCGTGCAGCATGCCGCGTCCGAGCTCGGCTTCCGCCCCAACACCCATGCCCGCGCGCTGATCGCACAGCGCAGTTTCACGGTCGGGCTGCTCACAAACGACAGCTACGGGCGCTTCTCGATGCCGGTCATGTCCGGTGTTTCGGAGGCGCTCGTCAGCAAGGGCGTCTCGGTCTTCATGTGCGGTGTGGAGAACGACCCGGAGCTCGGCCGCATCCATCTCGACGCGATGCTCGACAAGCAGGTCGACGGGATCATCGCCACCGGCAAGCGCGGCGACCGGCAACTGCCTGCGGAACTGGCCGAGCTTCCGATCCCCGTCGTCTACGCCTTCTCCAAGGGGCCGGACGACGCGGTGACCCTGATGCCTGACGATGCGCAGGGCGCACGCGAGGCGACCGAGTGGCTCCGCCGGAGCGGCCGGCGTCGGCTGGCGCACGTGACCGGTCCGGAGGGCTTCGCCGCCGCCGAGGTGCGCGCCGCTGCCTTCCGCGAGATCGCCGGCCCCGACGCGCCGGTGCTGTTCGGCGACTGGAGCGAGGCGTGGGGCCACGAGGCCGCGGCGCGGCTCTGGGACGGCGGCAACGGGCCCGACGGTATTTTCTGCGGCAACGACCAGATCGCCCGCGGCATCATCGACGCGCTGCGTGAACGGGGCGTCGACGTGCCCGGCGCGGTCGGCGTGATCGGTTTCGACAACTGGGGCGTGGTGGTGAGGGCGACGCGCCCGCCGATGACCTCGGTCGACATGAATCTGGCAGAGCTGGGACGACAGGCCGGACGCCTGATCCTCGCCCTGTCGAGCGGCGAGGACGTGGCACCGGGCATCCGCCACCTGCCCTGTTCGCTCGTCGTGCGGGAGTCCTGCGGAGGCGCAGGGCCGGACAGAATGACGGCATGA